The following is a genomic window from Anser cygnoides isolate HZ-2024a breed goose chromosome 33, Taihu_goose_T2T_genome, whole genome shotgun sequence.
CcggggcgctgctgctgctcggccTCAGCCTCGGCGTCTGCTGCCTCCTCCGCGCACGGACGGGTAAGGAGccgagcaggggctgggggtgatgGCCCCCCGTGCCCTTGGCcatcccctgctgccctgcaccccGCTCCCCCACCTCCATCCCCAATTCCCCTCCGCCCCCATGCTGGGGACACGTCTCTGTCCCCACCAGAACTCCGGCCCAGAGCCCCGgaccctcctgcaccccagcaccagcaggtgAGGCCGTGCGGTCCCCAGGTGGCCCCACACGGGGTGGTGACGATAACGGGGCCAGGCACGGGCAGCGTCGGGCACCAGGGAATGGCCATAGCCCCACAGGGGTTGGGGGGCCAGGGTTTGGGCCGCTCTGATGGCGTTGGTGCCCGCAGGGAGAGCTGACGTACGCCCAGCTCCGCTTCGCCACCCCAGTGAGGGTGACCCATGGGGCTGGGCCCCAAGGCCTTGGTGGCAGTGCCATGCAGCCCCGGGAGGCCACGGCTGCCCCGGCCACCACGACAACGGGGAGTAAGGAACGGGATTGAACCTCAAACGAGGGGGAGATAACGGAACTGGAGCTGGAAGGAGGAGTGAATAACAGGATTGGACCTCAAATGTGGTGTTAATAAAGAGACTGAAGCTAAAACGAGGAGTAAATAATGGGGCTGAACCTCAAATGTGGCAGTAATAAAGAGATTGGAACTCAAACGAGGAGTAAATCATGGGGTTGAACCTCAAACGAGGAGTAAATACAGAGATTTAAGCTCAAACAAGGAGGGAATAAAGAGATAGAACCTCAAATGAGGAGGAAATCGAGATTGAACTCAAAAATCAACGCCCCCCACGAGAAACGCCGctactggtgcctggggctggtggggaagcCCCAGGCCTGCTCCCCACGGCACCcgcacccacgggtgctgggACGGGGACCCCGCGCCCCGCGGTGCCGCGCGGCGGGCGGAGAGGTAGGTGGGGCGGGCGCTTCCCGCAGGAGCCCCCTGCGGCACGAGGGGATTCCCGCGGGTCCTCTCACTGGTGGCTAAGGAGAATAggtcggcgcctgcccctccgctccccctcgagaggaagctgtaggccgcgatgaggcctcccctcagcctcctcttctccaggccgaacaggccaagtgacctcagccgctcctcatacctcttcccctctaggcccttcaccatctttgtcgccctcctctggacactcccCTACACTTTTACATCCCTTTTGTACtctggtgcccagaactgcacgcagtgctcgaggtgaggccgcaccagcgcggagcagagcgggacaatcgcTTgcctcgaccgactagcgatgccgtgcttgatgcaccccagggtacggttggccctcctggctgccagggcaaaCTCCTGGCTCAcgttcaacttgctgtcaaccacaacccccagatccctctctgcggggctgctctccagcgtctcgcgcaggacccggcacttgctgttcttaaacttcatgcggttggtgatcgcccagctctccaatctctccagatctctctgcaaggcctttccaccctcagccgagtctacaactcctccaagtttggtgtcgtcggcaaatttgctcccacagacctggccagcttcaactctagttgggctttggccgcacgaattttctccctgcaaacACGAACAGcgtccctgtattccttccacgtcgcctgaccctccttccagcagccgtacacttccttttttcgcctaagctccagtagaagatccctggtcagccaggccggccttctgccccgcctgctcGACTTCCGATATTTTAGAATCACCcgatcctgtgcttttaggaggcagtgcttaaagactgaccagcactgacgGACGCCagtgccttcaaaagcagtttcccaggggaccttgctgactagttccctgagcagcctgaagtctgctttccccatgtCCAGGcttgaagttttggtggcagttttccttctgtcgccataaattttaaactcaaccacttcatggtcactgtggccgagacggccgccaattgccacgtcccccgcaagaccctctctgttctccagcaccAGACcgaggagggcacctttcctagctggctcccttagcacctgcaccaagaagttgtcatctaggtgctttaggAACCTCCTGCACTTGCTCGTGTCGGCCGTGTGctgatcccagttgacgtctggcaagttgaagtcccccataaggacaaggggagttgatctcgaggcaCCTCTTAGTTCCGCAATgaataattcatcggcgttgtcgtcctggccaggtggtctgtgACAGACTCCCACAACGCCATCCCCTTTATTTcttcgtcccttaatccttccccagaggctctcaactcTGCCATCgcaacttgaagttccacacagtccagcccctgcctcACGTACATCgccacccccccacctccccgcgGCTGTCACACAGGGTAGCGCAAGGAGCAATCCCAATGAAGCCGAGACCTCGCTTGCTTACCAAGAAATCACGAGTTTTATTTGCATGCGATTTCTCATGGCTATCGAGCTTCCCGCAGTGCTCTCAGcattcctcctccccctctgccaTGACTCCAAGCAGGTAAATCCAGCAGGAAAATGGCACATTGCCCACCCAGACCTGCTCCTGGGGGTGTGGAAGGGGGCAAAAGGGGGTTGGGGCTGCTTGAGGTGCCCTGGCTGCCCCCACCACAGCCGGACACAGCTCCCGCAGCACCAGCTCGCCCCGTCCGCCTGGCGTTTGGCTTGAAAGATTAGAGAAGAGGAACCCAAAGTGTCCGCTAAAAGCACTCCCCAGCAGGCTAGGAAAGACCTGCGGGGATCTCGCCGCGCGCTGGGGCCGTGCCCGCCCAGTCCCCATCGCCGCAGAGCGCAGGATCCCACaactttccctttcctctctttttttagctgctttggagaccgCAGGCGTGAGCGGCTTCTGGCAGAGCGGGCGCGGGGAAAGGGCTTCTCAGTGCCCCACCGCCGCGTACTCGCACTCGGTCTGCAAGAGAAAGCGAGAAGGCGCATGGTTAAACCCTCGCCCCGCACCGGGGAGCCCTTCCCGGCGACGGCTGGGGAGAAACGAGCGCGTGCCCCGTGCCCTGCTCGCGCTTCCACTCGTGCGccctggagcagctgctcccAAGCGCTTCCGTAAGGCGAGCGAAGGCAGAGCGGGGCCGGACGGGGTGCGGAGCAAAAGGCGCTGGGGCAGCGCTGCACCTGCACCTGCAGGGGATGCTTTGCCCGCGCCAAAGCCCCCAGCCGGGCTGCTTTTgagctccttcctcctgcctcgCCGAGAGCCGAGGCCGGCCCGCGAGGCGCAGAACCGCCTCACGGCGCCTCGTGCcgggggctggggaagcagctcACCTCCGGGCCCCGTCTCAGCACCGCGCGGGCCGGCCTTCGGCGGAGCCGGGATGCCCACCGGATCAAGCCCAGgacggcggcgccgggcggcacGAACGCCAGCAGCCACAGGAAGcatcctgctgcagggagggaggggaggaggacgaGACGTTGGAAATGGTTCACAGAGCTGGGACCGGGCTTTGGTCGAGCGCCCGAGCGCAgcagcggggcggccggggaaagggaggaggagagaagcgGCCGCATCGCGGGGCGATGTGGCCAGGGCATCGTTCGCAGCGTTTCAGCGCGTGGGGAGCCCAGAGAGACGGGGAAAAGGGATTTCCAGATCTTCCttgtgaggaaaggctggaaGAACCGGGCTGCGATGGGCTGAGAGAGGCCGAGACCTGCTGTGGAGCAGGACGATGGACCCAGGCACCTCCCCGCGtcctctgctgtgtttttctacggactgcagcagcagaagcaacgGGACGGGGGCGTTCGGGGCTTATAGTCCCTGCAAGCACAGACCAAGCACAGAGCAAAGCCCGCGGTCCCAAGGGGGCTGCTGCTCGAGCTGACCTGTGCCGACGGTCCCGCTGACAGCCCCGCTGACGTTCCTGCCCGTGCCGCGCTCCGTGGCCGTGCACGCCGCGGCCCCGTCCCAGCGCTCGGCCGAGACCCAGGTGAGGCTCCAGGCACCAAGGACCCCGCGCTCGTCCACGGCCTCGGCTGTCACCGGGGTGTCCCTGCCGTGGTGCCAGCGGACGGtgtcccagcccctggggaggtCGTGGAGGTGGCACAGCAGGGGGACAACGTCCGAGGGCTCCTCCGCGTCCACGGGCACCAGGATGGAGAGCTTGGGCTCGGTGGCATCTAAAAGTGGGTGGGAAAacccagtgtccccagggatgtccccaggggtgtccccagcaccgCCGCATGCTGCCGCGCTCACCTGTGACGAGGAGCCTGGTCCCGTCCCCGAAGTGGGAGTGCGACACGGAGGAGGTGCAGTAATAAGACCCAGAGTCCTCACGCTGCACATCGCTGatattaaaggagaaaaaacccGGTGCTCTCACCGTCCCTGAGTATCTCCCCTTTGGCTTTGAGAACTCTGTGCTCTGGTAAATCCATTCCAAGCTGCCGGCCGGCTTCTCCCTGTACCAATTGGCACCCCATGGGCTGCCCGAGATGTTGCAGCTCAGCTCCGCCGTCTCCCCGGGGGGCAGCCAGAGCtgcgctgggctctgctggaTCCGCGGCTCCTCCACAGAGGCGGCTCCTGCACGGGAGGAGCGGGTCTGAGCGCAGCAGCCGGTGCCACGGGGTCACCCTTGTGCATCGGGCTGTCGGCTTCTGGCTCCACGGCAAAAGGTTTGCAGGCAAAAAAAGTCAGGGCTGGATCAGCGCCTGGCACGGCGTGTGAGAAGCCCGCTGGGCTTTGGCATTCAGGAGGCAAGTCCTGCCTCTcggagaggcagcagcaccccggggtgggTTTTGCACAGCCGCCGCGCTCAGGCTTTCGAAGAGATCGCGTTGAAAATGCTTCAGGGAAACTCGTTCAGCAAACCTCTGATGAGCGTAAGCCCTGCGGCTGccccccctccctctgcccgccGGCTCAGGTTGGCGTTAAGCCGCTTCGGACGATCCCAGGCGGGTTTAGCGTAGCAGAAAGCAAGGCTGGAGCATTCGTGGAGCGGGACGTACCTgtcaggaggagcaggagaacCGCGGGCAGGCTGCACATCTCCGGCTGGGGCTGGCCACGCTCCTCGGTCGCCTCTCGGGTCCTGCAAAAAGCTTTGAGCGGGCAGAAGGGAGATTTTGGCTGGGCGTGGGACGAGGGCTCAGGTCTCACGGCAGCCCCGAgcctctctccctgccctggcCGTGCAGGGGCCGGATCCCAGGCTCCGCGTGCCGCGGCGCGAGGCGCAGCTCTGCGGCGTCCTGCGGGGAAGGCGAAGGTTTTGCTCGGGTTCAGCGAAGGGCGAAGCCGATGGCCGGGTCCAGCAGCCAGCGGGATGAGGACGTCCTGGAGCCTGGCCGTCACCTGGGGTCgcagaggcagagagggagCCGATGCCTGGCAAGGGGACGGAGCTTAGAAAGCGAAACGGGGCGGCGGGCGCAGCCCCGGCCTCCTTCGCCCCCGCCGCAAGTGCTCGATGGGCCGCGCGCCCCGCTCCTGCTCGCGGAATGGAATTTAATTGCAGCTCCTAATTGCACCGGGGGGGTCCTGCTGCGCTTTGTCTGCCTGCGCATCGCCCCGAGGAGCCCCGGGCATCGTCCcctgcttcttcctctctcGCTGCTCGGCACCGC
Proteins encoded in this region:
- the LOC106049068 gene encoding immunoglobulin lambda-1 light chain-like isoform X2, yielding MCSLPAVLLLLLTGAASVEEPRIQQSPAQLWLPPGETAELSCNISGSPWGANWYREKPAGSLEWIYQSTEFSKPKGRYSGTVRAPGFFSFNISDVQREDSGSYYCTSSVSHSHFGDGTRLLVTDATEPKLSILVPVDAEEPSDVVPLLCHLHDLPRGWDTVRWHHGRDTPVTAEAVDERGVLGAWSLTWVSAERWDGAAACTATERGTGRNVSGAVSGTVGTGCFLWLLAFVPPGAAVLGLIRWASRLRRRPARAVLRRGPETECEYAAVGH
- the LOC106049068 gene encoding immunoglobulin lambda-1 light chain-like isoform X1 — its product is MCSLPAVLLLLLTGAASVEEPRIQQSPAQLWLPPGETAELSCNISGSPWGANWYREKPAGSLEWIYQSTEFSKPKGRYSGTVRAPGFFSFNISDVQREDSGSYYCTSSVSHSHFGDGTRLLVTDATEPKLSILVPVDAEEPSDVVPLLCHLHDLPRGWDTVRWHHGRDTPVTAEAVDERGVLGAWSLTWVSAERWDGAAACTATERGTGRNVSGAVSGTVGTAGCFLWLLAFVPPGAAVLGLIRWASRLRRRPARAVLRRGPETECEYAAVGH